The following are encoded in a window of Diorhabda sublineata isolate icDioSubl1.1 chromosome 5, icDioSubl1.1, whole genome shotgun sequence genomic DNA:
- the LOC130443877 gene encoding protein Wnt-1-like has translation MQRPGSGFVASVVLWTIFLQHTDADWWQLGLPNIMSNSVDLTPTEHADRCMKLDYFIEPQKQLCARYDKILPILGNGARLAVEECQNIFLFSRWNCTTFLEKNNTFGNVVTIRSREAAYLSAISAASVAYAVTRACSKGELAEYCSCDTKIKKRKTQKFKWGGCSDDIRYGENFSKQFLDVREDPNTAIGLMNLHNNEAGRRSVRSRMQRTCKCHGVSGSCSMQICWRRLPPFKAVAEGLFQRYEGASHVKFVERRRKKLKAVSPDLKKPIRTDLVFLDDSPDYCEKNETLNILGTHGRICNKTSHGMDGCRLLCCGRGYQTRVREVEEKCNCRFIWCCNVVCDVCRSKKEEHVCN, from the exons GCAATTGGGATTACCAAATATCATGTCAAATTCCGTGGACCTAACGCCAACGGAGCATGCAGATCGTTGTATGAAGCTGGATTATTTTATAGAACCACAGAAACAATTATGTGCAAGATATGACAAAATATTACCG atATTAGGAAATGGAGCTCGCTTAGCTGTAGAAGaatgtcaaaatatatttttgttcagtCGATGGAACTGTACTACATTTCTTGAAAAGAACAACACCTTTGGAAATGTTGTCACAATCA GAAGTAGAGAGGCAGCATATTTATCAGCAATATCAGCAGCTAGCGTCGCATACGCAGTCACCCGAGCTTGTTCGAAAGGTGAATTAGCTGAATACTGTTCTTGTGATACTaaaataaagaagagaaaaacaCAAAAGTTCAAATGGGGCGGATGTTCAGACGATATAAGATACGGCGAAAACTTTAGTAAACAATTTCTGGATGTCCGAGAAGATCCAAATACCGCTATCGGACTTATGAATCTCCATAATAATGAGGCAGGCAGACGG AGCGTTCGATCACGAATGCAGCGTACTTGCAAATGTCATGGAGTTTCAGGCTCCTGCAGCATGCAGATTTGCTGGAGACGACTTCCTCCATTTAAAGCAGTAGCAGAAGGTCTTTTCCAAAGATATGAAGGTGCTTCTCATGTGAAGTTTGTCGAAAGGCGAcggaaaaaattgaaagcaGTAAGTCCGGATTTGAAGAAACCCATCAGGACCGATTTGGTCTTTTTAGACGACTCGCCAGATTATTGTGAGAAAAATGAAAC attaaatATTTTGGGTACTCACGGAAGAATATGCAACAAAACAAGTCACGGAATGGACGGGTGTAGACTCCTTTGTTGTGGCAGAGGCTATCAAACTCGAGTAAGAGAAGTCGAAGAAAAATGCAATTGTAGATTTATCTGGTGCTGTAATGTAGTGTGTGATGTATGTAGATCGAAAAAAGAAGAACATGTTTGCAACTAG